A single genomic interval of Selenobaculum gibii harbors:
- the rpoD gene encoding RNA polymerase sigma factor RpoD has translation MADKKTASSAHVNNEVVEKLLAKGKKHGGVLTYSEIMDALQSEDLSPDEIDDMYEVFSSKGIEIVDEGHDSERLDDNDDVNLDDHGNDDTDIDLSIPEGISIDDPVRMYLKEIGRVPLLTAEEEIRLAKRMEEGDEEAKRRLAEANLRLVVSIAKRYVGRGMLFLDLIQEGNLGLIKAVEKFDYNKGYKFSTYATWWIRQAITRAIADQARTIRIPVHMVETINKLIRVSRQLLQELGREPLPEEIAKQMGIAVERVREIMKIAQEPVSLETPIGEEEDSHLGDFIEDQDAPAPAEAASFMLLKEQLEEVLETLTPREEKVLRLRFGLDDGRARTLEEVGQNFGVTRERIRQIEAKALRKLRHPSRSKKLKDFLE, from the coding sequence ATGGCAGATAAGAAAACGGCATCATCGGCGCATGTAAATAATGAAGTTGTGGAAAAGTTACTTGCGAAAGGGAAGAAACATGGCGGAGTGTTAACTTATAGTGAAATTATGGATGCACTTCAAAGTGAAGATTTATCTCCAGATGAAATTGATGATATGTATGAGGTTTTTTCGAGTAAAGGGATTGAGATTGTTGATGAAGGACATGATTCGGAAAGACTTGATGATAATGATGACGTAAACTTAGATGATCATGGAAATGATGATACAGATATTGATTTAAGTATTCCAGAGGGTATTAGTATAGATGATCCAGTAAGAATGTATCTAAAAGAAATCGGTAGAGTACCTCTTTTAACTGCAGAAGAAGAAATTCGTTTGGCGAAGCGCATGGAAGAAGGCGATGAGGAGGCAAAACGACGTTTAGCAGAGGCAAATTTACGTCTAGTAGTAAGTATTGCGAAACGTTATGTTGGACGCGGAATGCTATTTTTGGATTTAATTCAAGAAGGGAATCTTGGTTTAATTAAAGCCGTTGAGAAGTTTGACTATAATAAAGGATATAAATTTAGTACGTATGCAACGTGGTGGATTCGTCAAGCAATTACGCGTGCGATTGCTGACCAGGCAAGAACGATTCGTATTCCTGTACACATGGTGGAAACAATTAATAAATTAATTCGTGTATCACGTCAGCTTTTACAGGAACTTGGTAGAGAACCATTGCCTGAGGAAATTGCTAAACAAATGGGAATAGCTGTAGAGCGAGTACGTGAAATCATGAAAATCGCTCAAGAACCAGTTTCATTAGAAACGCCAATTGGCGAAGAAGAAGATTCTCATTTAGGTGACTTTATTGAAGACCAGGATGCACCAGCACCGGCTGAAGCTGCTTCCTTTATGCTACTAAAAGAACAATTAGAAGAAGTTCTAGAAACTCTTACGCCAAGGGAAGAAAAAGTTCTTCGATTACGTTTTGGATTAGATGATGGAAGAGCTAGAACACTTGAAGAAGTTGGGCAAAATTTTGGGGTAACTCGTGAACGTATTCGTCAAATTGAAGCGAAAGCTTTAAGAAAGTTACGTCATCCAAGTAGAAGTAAGAAATTAAAAGATTTCTTAGAATAA
- a CDS encoding tRNA (adenine(22)-N(1))-methyltransferase, which produces MKLGNRLMAVANFVEKNCVIADIGTDHAYLPIYLVEEKIVARAFACDVHTGPYQAAKQAVKNYLLEDKIEVRLGDGIRVLKPNEATFLTIAGMGGTTMVEILSAKPEVLAGVKGMALQPQNATSSLRNWLWNNGWRIEDEDLVIDEGRLYEIILAKPGQDAWRDESLSDIGTILWKKRHPLLKNHIQNLLMQSKRILMAMEKSEDVKQSEKYKIERNKVKGLEERLKCL; this is translated from the coding sequence ATGAAATTAGGAAATCGTTTAATGGCAGTTGCGAATTTTGTGGAAAAAAACTGTGTTATTGCTGATATAGGAACAGATCATGCTTATTTGCCGATTTATTTAGTTGAAGAAAAAATCGTTGCGAGAGCTTTTGCCTGTGATGTCCATACGGGGCCTTATCAGGCTGCTAAACAAGCAGTAAAAAACTATTTACTAGAAGATAAAATAGAAGTAAGACTGGGTGATGGCATTCGTGTTTTAAAACCTAATGAAGCCACTTTTTTAACGATTGCTGGTATGGGTGGAACTACTATGGTGGAAATTTTATCTGCAAAGCCAGAGGTTTTAGCTGGTGTAAAAGGCATGGCTTTACAGCCGCAAAATGCAACAAGTAGTTTAAGAAATTGGTTGTGGAATAATGGATGGCGCATTGAAGATGAAGATTTAGTCATTGATGAAGGCAGATTATATGAAATAATTTTGGCAAAGCCAGGACAAGATGCATGGAGAGATGAAAGTCTTAGTGATATCGGTACAATATTATGGAAGAAGCGACATCCCTTATTAAAGAATCACATACAAAATCTTTTAATGCAAAGTAAGCGTATTTTAATGGCAATGGAAAAGAGTGAAGATGTTAAACAATCGGAAAAATACAAAATTGAACGAAATAAAGTAAAAGGACTAGAGGAGCGATTAAAATGTCTATAA
- the thiS gene encoding sulfur carrier protein ThiS: MEITLNGKVMQVAGQITVQTLIQTQSLPGKRIVVECNGEIVQAKDWNRVIIKAHDRLEIVTFVGGG; this comes from the coding sequence ATGGAAATAACGTTAAATGGAAAAGTGATGCAAGTTGCAGGTCAAATAACGGTTCAAACGTTAATTCAAACGCAAAGTTTGCCAGGAAAACGAATTGTCGTTGAGTGTAATGGTGAAATCGTACAAGCTAAGGATTGGAATCGTGTGATTATTAAAGCGCATGACCGTTTAGAGATTGTAACATTTGTAGGAGGCGGCTGA
- a CDS encoding Nif3-like dinuclear metal center hexameric protein, giving the protein MSIKCQVMMDVMEKIAPRHLAESWDNVGLMIGSPSRDIQKIMVCLDVSEAVIKRSIEQKVDCIISHHPFIFKAMKNLRMDLPQGRLIEKIIKNEIVIFSAHTNLDIANHGVNDVLAEKLSLKDTKPLSITDSEALVKLVVFIPEDYVSVVQMAIAKAGAGHIGNYSHCTFQVKGQGTFMPLAGTIPFIGKQGKLEYVNEVRLETIMPEKIAHRVVRAMMKAHPYEEVAYDLYPVKQSGEAFGLGRIGKLEKPLKALEFIQIAKESLKAEQVRFVGDTNTMIQKVAICSGSGAEFIGKAAYAGADLFVTGDLKYHDAQRGLDAGICILDAGHFATEMPVLEVVAKYLQAEKEKQKWDIEVVYDDFSQDVFTAF; this is encoded by the coding sequence ATGTCTATAAAATGCCAAGTAATGATGGATGTAATGGAAAAAATTGCGCCACGTCATTTAGCGGAAAGTTGGGATAATGTTGGGCTTATGATTGGCAGTCCCAGTAGAGACATTCAAAAGATTATGGTATGTTTGGATGTAAGCGAGGCTGTTATTAAACGTTCAATAGAGCAAAAGGTTGATTGTATCATTTCTCATCATCCATTTATTTTTAAAGCAATGAAAAACTTACGGATGGATTTACCACAAGGACGATTAATTGAAAAAATAATAAAAAATGAAATTGTTATCTTTTCGGCGCATACAAATTTAGATATTGCAAATCATGGAGTAAATGACGTATTAGCAGAAAAATTATCACTAAAAGATACAAAACCTCTGTCGATCACTGATTCGGAAGCTTTAGTAAAACTTGTTGTATTTATTCCGGAAGATTATGTAAGTGTTGTACAAATGGCGATTGCAAAAGCAGGTGCTGGTCATATCGGAAATTATAGTCATTGCACATTTCAGGTAAAGGGACAAGGCACTTTTATGCCTTTGGCAGGTACAATTCCGTTTATAGGTAAACAAGGTAAGTTGGAATATGTAAATGAAGTGCGCTTAGAAACGATTATGCCGGAAAAAATTGCTCATCGGGTTGTTAGAGCAATGATGAAAGCACATCCGTATGAAGAGGTTGCCTATGATTTGTATCCGGTAAAACAATCAGGAGAAGCATTTGGTTTAGGGAGAATTGGAAAACTTGAAAAGCCGTTAAAAGCTCTGGAGTTTATTCAAATAGCAAAAGAATCGCTAAAAGCTGAGCAAGTACGTTTTGTTGGTGATACGAATACGATGATTCAAAAAGTTGCAATATGTAGCGGTAGTGGGGCTGAATTTATTGGAAAAGCTGCCTATGCAGGCGCAGATTTATTTGTAACTGGTGATTTAAAATATCATGATGCACAAAGAGGACTAGATGCTGGAATTTGTATTCTTGATGCAGGCCATTTTGCAACAGAAATGCCCGTACTAGAAGTAGTGGCTAAGTATTTACAAGCAGAAAAAGAAAAACAAAAATGGGATATAGAAGTCGTTTATGATGATTTTAGTCAAGATGTTTTTACTGCATTTTAA